Within Paenibacillus sabinae T27, the genomic segment AATCGTAACCACCGTCTCGGCTCCCTTCGTACCTCCTTCTCCCGTAACCCATGTCATTTCAACCAGGCGGTCTTGTTCAAGCCGGAGAAACCGGCCGTAATGGGGATGCCGCCGTATGGTGCTGTCCTGTGCGGTGCGGGAGACCGTTTCAAAAAAGAAGACGGTATTGACCTCCCCCTCCATAATGACCGATCCCGGCTCCGCAAACCAGCGGTCGAACTTCCGGGTCCACGCCTCATACAGAACTTCCGGCAAAGCCTTCATCTGCCGCTCCACTTTCAACGAAAAAGCCATCGAGCCTTCATTCCTTTCTGTTTTCATTTAACGGCACCGCTCTTTGGAGGTGCAAAAAAACGGCTGTTACGCTTTCGGGCGGCAGCCGTTTCTTCTGCTTGTCTTATGATTTCAGCTTAGCCCTGTTTGGGCGGCTGATAGGAGCTTTTGAGCGAAACGATCAGGTTGAAGACCGGCTTGCCGGGCTCCGAGTACCGGCTGTCCACGTTAAAGTAACCATGGCGGAAGAACTGGAACTTGTCCTGCGGCTTGCTGTCCTTGAGTTCAGGCTCTACGAACCCTTGCAGAATTTCCAGCGATTTCGGGTTCAGCTGATCCAGGAACGATCGGGCGGGCTTGTCCGCGCCTTCCAGCTCCCCGGCTTCCCCTTCACTTTCCGGTTCTTCGGCGAGAATCAGCGGCTCGTACAGGCGGAATTCCGCCTGAGCGGCGTGGCTTGCTTCCACCCAGTGCAGCGTCCCTTTGACCTTTCGGCCGGTAAACCCGCTTCCACTCTTCGTCTCCGGATCGTAGGTACAGTGCAGCTCGGTCACTTCGCCGTTCTCATCTTTGATCACTTCATTGCACTTGATGAAATAGGCATGCTTCAGGCGCACTTCATTGCCCGGGAACAGCCGGAAATATTTACTCGGCGGATTCTCCATGAAATCGTCGCGCTCAATGTAAATCTCGCGGGAGAACGGAATTTGCCGGGTGCCCATTTCCTCGTTCTCGCTGTTATTCTCCGCTTCCAGCCATTCAACCTGTCCCTCGGGATAGTTCGTAATGACCACCTTCAGCGGGCGGAGCACCGCCATCGTGCGGGGCGCCTTCAGCTTCAGATCCTCGCGGATAAAATGCTCCAGCATTTGCAGATCGACGAGTCCCTGGCTCTTGGAAATGCCTGTCTCGTAGACGAAGCTGCGGATGGCCTCCGGCGTGTAGCCGCGGCGGCGAAGCCCGGAAATCGTCGGCATACGCGGGTCGTCCCAGCCGTCGACATGCCCTTCGTCGACGAGCAGCTTCAGCTTCCGCTTGCTCGTTACGGTCTGCTCCAGATTCAGGCGGCCGAATTCGTATTGATGCGGCGCGGCCGGCATCTCGCACTCGGCGATGACCCAGTCGTAGAAAGGACGCTGATCCTCGAACTCCAGGGAACAGAGGGAATGCGTCACGCCTTCGATGGCGTCTTCAAGCGGGTGTGCGTAGGCGTACATCGGGTAGATGCACCACTTGTCGCCCGTATTGTGATGATGCGCATGGGCAATCCGGTAAATGACCGGATCGCGCAGGTTGATGTTCGGCGAAGCCATGTCGATCTTGGCGCGAAGCACCTTCTCGCCGTCCTTGAACTCGCCCGCGCGCATGCGGCGGAACAGATCGAGACTCTCTTCTACGCTGCGGTCGCGGTAAGGGCTGTTCTTGCCCGGTTCGGTCAGCGTGCCGCGAAGCTCGCGAATTTCGTCCGCGCTGAGGTCGTCCACATAAGCCTTGCCCTTATGAATCAATAGCTCTGCCCGCTCGTACATTTCTTCAAAATAGTCCGAGGCGAAGCGCAGGTTCTCCCATGTGTAACCGAGCCATTTTACATCTTCCTCGATCGATTTCACATACTCCGTATCTTCCTTGAGCGGATTCGTATCGTCAAACCGCAGGTTTGTCTTGCCGCCGAACTCGCCTGCCAGCGTGAAATTGATCCAGATCGCCTTGGCGTGCCCGATATGCAGATAACCGTTCGGTTCCGGAGGGAACCGGGTGACGATTTCGTTTACTTTGCCAGAGCGGAGATCTTCGGTAATGACATTTTTAATGAAATTGGAGGGTGTGCCCCGGTTCTCCACAGCAATCAACCTTTCGTTCGTGAATTCTTGCCCTTGTTCTTGTATAAACAGGTTTCCTATTAATATACCCGTTAAGCCGGGATTGTTCAATAAAATGGCATACGCTGCCAAGGTGCCGGTTCCCTTTGACTTCCCGCCGGGTCATGGAGTAGCATGAGTTTCAAGAGGAGGCGAGCCAATGAAACCGATTAAATTGCCAAAAGAGCAGCGGGAAGCGATGCTTGATCATATCCAGTCCTATTTCGAGCTGGAACGGGGAGAGAGCATCGGGCGCCTTGCGGCGGACAGCCTGCTGGACTTTTTTATGAATGAGCTGGGACCGGCCGTCTACAACCAGGCGCTGAGCGACTGCCGCACACTGACGGCGCAGCGGATGCAAGGGCTGGAAGAGGATATCTATGCGCTGGAATGGAGAGTATCCCGAAAATAGGCGGCACCGCTTTAGACTTGCGATCGAACTGAAGGAGGCGGCAGCTTGTTCCATTTTGTAATCGATGATGAGCTGGTCCTGAAGCCTCTGGCGGTGGAGCAGGCCAGGGCCTTGTTTACGCTTGTGGATCAATCAAGGGAACGGCTGCGCAAATGGCTCCCCTGGGTGGACAGCGTGACGGACGTGTCGCATATGACGGCCTTTATCAAAACCGCCATCCGGCAAGGCAGCGACAACGGCGGCTTTACCGCAGGCCTGTGGGTGAGCGGCCAGATGGCCGGCATCATCGGCTTCCATGAAATCGACTGGCACAACCGGTCCGTCGGCATTGGCTATTGGCTGGGGGAGAGCTTTGAAGGCAACGGCTACATGACCAGTGCCTGCCGGGTGTTCATCGACCATGCCCTGCTGGAAATGGATCTGAACCGGGTAGAGATCCGCTGCGCCACGGGCAATGCCTCCAGCCGCGCCATTCCTAAGCGGCTCGGCTTCGTGCTGGAGGGCGTGATCCGGGAAGCCGAGAAGCTCCCGTACGGCTATGTTAACCATGCCGTGTACGGCATGCTGCGGAGCGAGTGGAAGCTGCTCCGGTAATGAAAGGCAGGGCGGGCCGGAAAGGAAGCTTGATAGACAGCCAAGCCTTTTAACTGGAGGGGCGCGTCACCCTGCGGTAGATACGCGTTATTTTATACGCTGCCAAAAAAACAGAGGGCCCCTAAAGGCCCCCTCTTACTCCTCGTCCAGCCATCCCTGGAACCGCGACCGGATACCGGACGCCAGAGCTTCCAGCCGGACCAGCTCTTCCAGACCGCGCTTGTCCCCGCGCCCGGACGCCATCATCTGGAGCACGCGCAACACCGGGACTCCACCGTCCCCGGAGGAGACCTTCACGATCGCCGAGCCGGGGGTAAGCTCCCCTTCGCGCAGCACCCGGAAATAGAAGCCGCTGAAGCCCGTCTTCAGCACCTGCGCGGGCATATCCGCCGGACCGTGCTTTTGCGAGAGCTTAAAGCAGGGATAGCGGGGCTGGCTCACCTGTACGAGCGCGTTCCCAATCTCATAAATGTCGCCGATGCAGACTTCCGTCTCAAGCAGCCCGGCGGTCGTCAGATTTTCTCCGAAGGCGGCGCAGTCCAGCTTCTTGCCCAGCCACTCTTCCCAGTAGGCATAATGCTCCGACGGATACACGCAGACGGCCTTGTCCGGCCCTCCGTGATTGACCAGATCGGCTTGTCCGTCCCCGGCCAGCCCGTCCGCCGAGAGACGTACAGGACCCACCGCAGGAAATTTGTAAATGCCCGTCTCC encodes:
- a CDS encoding glutamine--tRNA ligase/YqeY domain fusion protein, encoding MENRGTPSNFIKNVITEDLRSGKVNEIVTRFPPEPNGYLHIGHAKAIWINFTLAGEFGGKTNLRFDDTNPLKEDTEYVKSIEEDVKWLGYTWENLRFASDYFEEMYERAELLIHKGKAYVDDLSADEIRELRGTLTEPGKNSPYRDRSVEESLDLFRRMRAGEFKDGEKVLRAKIDMASPNINLRDPVIYRIAHAHHHNTGDKWCIYPMYAYAHPLEDAIEGVTHSLCSLEFEDQRPFYDWVIAECEMPAAPHQYEFGRLNLEQTVTSKRKLKLLVDEGHVDGWDDPRMPTISGLRRRGYTPEAIRSFVYETGISKSQGLVDLQMLEHFIREDLKLKAPRTMAVLRPLKVVITNYPEGQVEWLEAENNSENEEMGTRQIPFSREIYIERDDFMENPPSKYFRLFPGNEVRLKHAYFIKCNEVIKDENGEVTELHCTYDPETKSGSGFTGRKVKGTLHWVEASHAAQAEFRLYEPLILAEEPESEGEAGELEGADKPARSFLDQLNPKSLEILQGFVEPELKDSKPQDKFQFFRHGYFNVDSRYSEPGKPVFNLIVSLKSSYQPPKQG
- a CDS encoding GNAT family N-acetyltransferase, with the translated sequence MFHFVIDDELVLKPLAVEQARALFTLVDQSRERLRKWLPWVDSVTDVSHMTAFIKTAIRQGSDNGGFTAGLWVSGQMAGIIGFHEIDWHNRSVGIGYWLGESFEGNGYMTSACRVFIDHALLEMDLNRVEIRCATGNASSRAIPKRLGFVLEGVIREAEKLPYGYVNHAVYGMLRSEWKLLR
- a CDS encoding MOSC domain-containing protein — its product is MTDNSEQKAGLVMNIISLNVGMPVTTHYKGKPLETGIYKFPAVGPVRLSADGLAGDGQADLVNHGGPDKAVCVYPSEHYAYWEEWLGKKLDCAAFGENLTTAGLLETEVCIGDIYEIGNALVQVSQPRYPCFKLSQKHGPADMPAQVLKTGFSGFYFRVLREGELTPGSAIVKVSSGDGGVPVLRVLQMMASGRGDKRGLEELVRLEALASGIRSRFQGWLDEE
- a CDS encoding DUF2164 domain-containing protein; the protein is MKPIKLPKEQREAMLDHIQSYFELERGESIGRLAADSLLDFFMNELGPAVYNQALSDCRTLTAQRMQGLEEDIYALEWRVSRK
- a CDS encoding SRPBCC family protein, translating into MKTERNEGSMAFSLKVERQMKALPEVLYEAWTRKFDRWFAEPGSVIMEGEVNTVFFFETVSRTAQDSTIRRHPHYGRFLRLEQDRLVEMTWVTGEGGTKGAETVVTIELAPRQDGTLLSLTHSGFPDEDSRDAHEQAWPFVLEQLDKQMAGETS